A region from the Manihot esculenta cultivar AM560-2 chromosome 13, M.esculenta_v8, whole genome shotgun sequence genome encodes:
- the LOC110629206 gene encoding uncharacterized protein LOC110629206, with product MTTNNNQTFLLRSVLEKDKLNGTNFIDWYRNLRIVLKQEKNLDVLDHPLPIELARNATAAQREAFKKKKVTPTMTSTSSFAIMVHLKEMFQEQARQRFVTTKALTSCKMALGTPVSSHVLKMKWYLDTLEKLNVRVNRELAIDLILGSLLDSYDSYIMNYNMHKMDKSVTELHGMLKSAEENIHKTNHVLIVQKGISKKGKAKGKVPTKSKDNKAGPKSKDKRKRHPSLSPSPSKMRAHASTIIMLGIGKGTVLYT from the exons ATGACTACTAATAACAATCAAACATTTTTACTGCGTTCTGTCCTTGAGAAGGACAAGCTGAATGGAACCAATTTCATTGATTGGTATCGTaatttgagaattgttctcaaacAAGAGAAGAATTTAGATGTATTAGATCATCCATTGCCCATTGAACTTGCAAGAAATGCTACAGCTGCTCAAAGGGAggcttttaagaaaaaaaaagtgacTCCAACGATGACATCTACCTCAT CCTTTGCGATAATGGTACATCTTAAGGAAATGTTCCAAGAGCAAGCCCGTCAAAGGTTTGTGACTACAAAGGCATTGACATCCTGCAAGATGGCACTGGGGACTCCTGTTAGTTCCCATGTACTCAAGATGAAATGGTATCTTGATACTCTTGAGAAGCTTAATGTGCGCGTCAATAGGGAGCTTGCAATTGACCTAATTTTAGGGTCACTTTTGGATAGTTATGATTCATATATCATGAACTATAATATGCACAAAATGGATAAATCAGTCACCGAGTTACATGGGATGCTCAAGAGTGCTGAAgagaacatccataaaactaatCATGTGCTCATAGTTCAAAAGGGCATTAGCAAGAAGGGGAAAGCCAAGGGAAAGGTTCCAACTAAGTCCAAAGATAACAAGGCTGGGCCTAAGTCTAAAGACAAGAGAAAAAGGCACCCAAGCCTAAGTCCAAGCCCAAGCAAGATGAGAGCACATGCTTCCACTATAATAATGTTGGGCATTGGAAAAGGAACTGTCCTCTATACCTAG